One segment of Aquimarina sp. BL5 DNA contains the following:
- a CDS encoding SusC/RagA family TonB-linked outer membrane protein, translated as MKSQTNRILMLFLALVTQISFAQESTVTGKVTDDTGIPLPGVNIIVKGTNSGTQSDFDGKYTINVNSGAVLTFSYLGFATKEVTVGSNNEINVQLSEDAAALEEVVVTGVASGTSKRKLGVSVNSVKAEDLQVQGAQSVDQALQGKIAGTIIQSTTGQPGQQQNIILRSINSLNSSQPMILIDGIQVSTSQTSVGGASNQSSRLADIDFTNVERVETISGAAAGTIYGAQGANGVINIITKKGKAGAPKVSIRSNVSIASAITNDDANRATLHHYSTNSDGFLIDLNGTPVTNLNGNAQYLAVDPNERDVNGTMLGAQGINDTPFAEPIFLASDILFTDAFNTTTGITVSGGSENITYLVSGNRSEQESVLVEGKYIKYDARLNLGFDLGKKIKINTRFDVINSTNDTGTNTDNANASNLINNVFQNLPHVNFFNRNSDGDLTVSPDATDPNSINPFFFRETQTRQDNITRYLANFDLTYKPLKVLSLNMKYGYDTYTQNFTFFQENQSSHLQSGSIPTNITGIINQIDTQEYFQNLLLSANLTLDFDEDLKLNVPITSTTTFNFDWRDQELRQTLVTGTNLPAGPFGSFNINQAVVKTFNGFLESPFRTYGFLINQKFDYQSLFGFSGGFRRDFSNRFGNGLDFTFPRADAYFNIAELFDSSIMNSLKLRAAYGEAGIQPLFSQNIFTFALTTVGSEALSSIPSTVANPDLEVETSQETEVGIDYTFTPNDGAWFSRVDGSINYFDRKTEGAIFDLGIPTSTGGSAVFDNSYDISSDGIEASIDLGLYNSQKTKWDFGVRFTKSTATLDRIENGLPVVVNDNFVLQEGEEIGTFSVFPVITSLDAVDNSGNRIIPAADVDDFTIASSGYVVNKNTGNVVIGPDKEVRGSTQPDFVLTFLNDISLFNDIVGLSFQIDWFQGLDVYNRARQWLYNNGLHADTAVPVSIEDPTGAVQTGAFVSYYTSLYNTNVPTSEFVEDGSFIRFRDISLRFKINKLLKTDTFDQINLTVSGRNLITITDYKGLDPEAARGFGNTFQRGFDEFTHPNVKSYNFGLNLTF; from the coding sequence ATGAAATCACAAACAAATCGAATTCTGATGCTTTTTCTAGCATTGGTCACACAAATCTCGTTTGCGCAAGAAAGCACTGTAACAGGTAAAGTTACGGACGACACAGGCATACCACTACCTGGAGTAAACATAATAGTAAAAGGAACAAATAGTGGAACTCAGTCAGATTTTGACGGTAAATACACTATAAATGTTAACTCTGGAGCAGTTTTAACTTTTAGCTATCTTGGTTTTGCTACTAAAGAAGTTACTGTTGGAAGCAACAATGAAATTAATGTTCAACTTTCGGAGGATGCGGCAGCTCTTGAAGAGGTTGTAGTAACTGGTGTTGCCTCCGGGACCAGCAAACGGAAATTAGGTGTTTCAGTAAATTCAGTTAAGGCTGAAGATTTACAAGTTCAGGGCGCCCAATCAGTTGATCAGGCCTTACAAGGTAAAATTGCTGGTACCATCATCCAGTCTACAACAGGTCAACCCGGACAACAACAAAATATCATACTACGATCAATTAATAGTTTGAACTCTTCTCAACCAATGATATTAATTGATGGAATTCAAGTTTCCACCTCCCAAACCAGTGTAGGTGGTGCTTCCAATCAGAGTTCTCGTTTGGCAGATATTGACTTCACTAACGTAGAAAGAGTAGAAACAATCTCAGGTGCTGCGGCTGGTACCATCTATGGTGCTCAGGGTGCCAACGGTGTTATTAATATTATTACTAAAAAAGGTAAAGCTGGAGCTCCAAAAGTATCCATTAGATCTAACGTTAGTATCGCTTCTGCTATTACAAATGACGATGCAAATAGAGCAACTTTACATCATTATTCGACCAATTCAGATGGCTTCTTAATCGACCTAAACGGAACCCCTGTTACGAATCTAAATGGGAACGCTCAATATTTAGCAGTTGATCCAAACGAAAGAGATGTAAATGGAACGATGCTTGGAGCACAAGGTATTAACGACACACCATTCGCCGAACCAATCTTTTTAGCATCCGATATTTTATTTACTGACGCATTTAATACTACAACAGGAATAACAGTTTCTGGAGGATCCGAAAATATTACATACTTAGTTTCAGGTAATCGATCAGAGCAGGAAAGTGTTCTAGTCGAAGGTAAATACATAAAATATGATGCGCGATTAAACTTAGGGTTTGATTTGGGTAAAAAAATAAAAATAAACACCCGATTTGATGTTATTAATAGCACCAATGATACAGGAACTAATACAGACAATGCAAATGCAAGTAACCTAATCAATAATGTATTTCAGAATTTACCTCACGTAAATTTCTTTAATAGAAATTCTGATGGTGACTTAACGGTTTCTCCTGATGCAACTGATCCAAATTCTATTAATCCTTTTTTCTTTAGAGAAACTCAAACAAGACAAGATAATATCACCCGTTATCTTGCTAATTTTGACTTGACATACAAACCTTTGAAGGTGCTTTCATTAAACATGAAATATGGATATGACACCTACACACAAAACTTTACTTTCTTTCAGGAAAACCAAAGCAGTCATTTGCAATCAGGTTCGATCCCTACAAATATTACGGGAATCATAAACCAGATAGATACTCAAGAATATTTTCAAAACTTATTATTATCAGCAAATCTAACGCTGGATTTCGATGAAGACCTAAAGCTGAATGTACCAATTACATCTACTACCACTTTTAATTTTGATTGGAGAGATCAGGAATTGAGGCAAACTCTTGTAACAGGTACTAACCTTCCAGCAGGCCCTTTTGGCTCTTTCAACATAAACCAGGCTGTTGTAAAAACCTTCAATGGTTTTCTTGAATCCCCTTTTAGAACCTATGGATTTTTAATCAACCAAAAATTTGATTACCAATCATTATTTGGGTTCTCAGGTGGTTTTAGAAGAGATTTCTCCAATAGATTCGGGAATGGTTTAGACTTTACGTTCCCACGTGCTGATGCATATTTTAATATTGCAGAACTTTTCGATTCTAGTATTATGAACTCATTAAAGTTAAGAGCTGCTTACGGTGAAGCGGGTATACAACCGCTATTTAGCCAAAATATCTTTACGTTTGCTTTAACAACAGTGGGTAGTGAAGCTTTATCTAGTATTCCTTCTACAGTTGCCAATCCAGATCTTGAAGTTGAAACATCTCAAGAAACTGAAGTTGGTATCGACTACACCTTTACTCCTAATGATGGTGCTTGGTTTAGTAGAGTTGACGGTTCTATTAACTACTTTGATCGTAAAACAGAAGGGGCTATTTTTGATTTAGGAATCCCTACAAGTACAGGTGGTTCTGCAGTTTTCGACAACTCTTATGATATTAGTAGTGATGGTATTGAAGCCTCGATAGACCTTGGCTTGTACAATTCTCAAAAAACTAAATGGGATTTTGGGGTACGTTTTACAAAATCTACAGCCACATTAGACAGAATAGAAAATGGCCTTCCAGTAGTAGTTAATGACAATTTTGTTTTACAAGAAGGTGAGGAAATAGGTACATTCTCTGTTTTTCCTGTTATTACCAGCCTAGATGCTGTAGACAACAGCGGAAATAGAATTATCCCTGCTGCGGATGTAGATGATTTTACCATAGCAAGTTCAGGGTATGTTGTAAATAAGAATACGGGTAATGTAGTTATCGGCCCAGACAAAGAAGTAAGAGGTAGTACACAACCAGATTTTGTTTTAACTTTTTTAAATGACATTTCTTTATTTAACGATATTGTAGGGCTTTCATTCCAAATTGATTGGTTCCAAGGTTTGGATGTATATAATAGAGCAAGGCAATGGCTATACAATAATGGATTGCATGCTGACACCGCCGTACCAGTTTCTATTGAAGATCCTACCGGAGCGGTTCAAACAGGTGCTTTCGTAAGTTATTATACATCTCTTTATAACACCAATGTACCTACTTCAGAATTTGTTGAAGATGGATCATTTATACGTTTCAGAGACATTAGTCTTAGATTTAAAATTAATAAGTTACTTAAGACAGACACCTTCGATCAAATAAACTTGACCGTTTCAGGAAGAAATCTTATAACTATAACAGATTACAAAGGTTTAGATCCTGAAGCAGCAAGAGGCTTTGGAAATACCTTCCAAAGAGGATTTGATGAATTTACGCACCCAAACGTAAAGAGCTATAATTTTGGATTAAATCTTACATTCTAA